The following are from one region of the Streptomyces tuirus genome:
- a CDS encoding ABC transporter substrate-binding protein has translation MDTHVHDRRRFLALAAGAAAAPLLTACGAGFGGNDDKSDGSAADDVTGSFDWKREKGTTVKALLNKHPYTDALIADLKSFTEKTGIKVEYDVFPEDNYFDKLTVDLSSGRASYDVFMLGAYMVWQYGPPNWLEDLGPWMRNSSATGAEWDQADFFPNLLQADQWSLKAGAPLGQGGQYALPWGWETNVVAYNTELFRKLGVKPAETFDELTELAGTIKRKAPGAGFDGMYGIAVRGSRSWATIHPGFMTMYARNGLKDFTVDGGKLTPAMNSPEAVAFTEDWARMVKQGGPPSWTSYTWYQCSSDLGAKKAGMLFDADTAAYFQAVKGASPASGKIAFHPGPKGPGGSLATNMWIWSLGLNAKSKKKSASWLFLQWATGKEHLRRSAITHNHIDPVRKSVADDAAYKDKMRHLPGFLETFETVVDQTKIQFTPQAQFFDATTSWAAALQEIYGGKAAKPVLDGLADDLAGKVG, from the coding sequence ATGGACACGCACGTGCACGACCGCCGGCGCTTCCTCGCCCTCGCCGCCGGAGCGGCGGCGGCCCCGTTACTGACGGCCTGCGGCGCCGGTTTCGGCGGGAACGACGACAAGAGCGACGGCTCGGCGGCGGACGACGTCACCGGTTCCTTCGACTGGAAGCGGGAGAAGGGCACCACCGTCAAGGCGCTGCTGAACAAGCACCCGTACACGGACGCCCTGATAGCCGACCTGAAGTCGTTCACCGAGAAGACCGGCATCAAGGTCGAGTACGACGTCTTCCCCGAGGACAACTACTTCGACAAGCTCACCGTGGACCTGTCCAGCGGGCGTGCCTCCTACGACGTCTTCATGCTCGGCGCGTACATGGTGTGGCAGTACGGGCCGCCGAACTGGCTGGAGGACCTCGGCCCCTGGATGCGCAACTCCTCGGCGACGGGCGCCGAATGGGACCAGGCGGACTTCTTCCCGAACCTGCTCCAGGCCGACCAGTGGTCCCTGAAGGCGGGCGCACCGCTCGGCCAGGGCGGGCAGTACGCGCTGCCGTGGGGCTGGGAGACGAACGTCGTCGCGTACAACACCGAGCTGTTCAGGAAGCTCGGCGTGAAGCCGGCCGAGACGTTCGACGAGCTGACCGAACTCGCCGGGACCATCAAGCGCAAGGCGCCGGGCGCCGGTTTCGACGGGATGTACGGAATCGCCGTACGCGGATCCAGGAGCTGGGCCACCATCCACCCGGGCTTCATGACGATGTACGCCCGCAACGGGCTGAAGGACTTCACCGTCGACGGCGGGAAGCTCACCCCCGCCATGAACAGCCCCGAGGCCGTCGCCTTCACCGAGGACTGGGCCCGCATGGTCAAACAGGGCGGGCCGCCGTCCTGGACGTCGTACACCTGGTACCAGTGCTCCAGCGATCTGGGTGCGAAGAAGGCCGGGATGCTGTTCGACGCCGACACGGCCGCCTACTTCCAGGCGGTGAAGGGCGCCAGCCCCGCCTCCGGGAAGATCGCCTTCCACCCGGGGCCGAAGGGGCCCGGCGGGTCGCTGGCCACCAACATGTGGATCTGGTCGCTCGGGCTGAACGCCAAGAGCAAGAAGAAGAGCGCCAGTTGGCTGTTCCTTCAGTGGGCGACCGGCAAGGAGCACCTGCGCAGGAGCGCGATCACCCACAACCACATCGACCCGGTGCGCAAGTCCGTCGCCGACGACGCCGCGTACAAGGACAAAATGCGGCATCTGCCGGGCTTCCTGGAGACCTTCGAGACGGTCGTCGACCAGACGAAGATCCAGTTCACCCCGCAGGCGCAGTTCTTCGACGCGACGACCAGCTGGGCGGCGGCCCTCCAGGAGATCTACGGCGGCAAGGCCGCGAAGCCGGTCCTGGACGGGCTGGCGGACGACCTCGCCGGCAAGGTGGGCTAG
- a CDS encoding carbohydrate ABC transporter permease has translation MRLALRPYLLIVPALLLTCGILYPFGLGLYYTLFDFSASKPQPDMVRFENYTAVFTQEAFWNSAWVTVLYAVGAALTETVLGVAVALLLHRSSLLGRILEKILILPLMIAPVIAAIIWKLMLQPSVGVVNHLLRPFGLGGVQWTDTPTGALLSSIAVDVWVYTPFVAILALAGLRSLPTSPFEAAAVDGAGWWYTFRRLTLPMLWPYVLVAVIFRFMDSLKVFDIIYALTEGGPGDSTVVLQIRAYLEAIRFQRYSFGISYTIVLWAVVYLAAMVLVKHLGKIQRKAAEVTT, from the coding sequence GTGCGGCTCGCGTTGCGGCCGTACCTCCTGATCGTCCCCGCCCTGCTGCTGACCTGCGGGATCCTCTACCCCTTCGGGCTCGGGCTGTACTACACGCTGTTCGACTTCTCGGCGAGCAAGCCGCAGCCGGACATGGTGCGGTTCGAGAACTACACGGCCGTCTTCACCCAGGAGGCGTTCTGGAACTCGGCGTGGGTGACGGTGCTGTACGCGGTGGGGGCGGCCCTCACCGAGACCGTGCTCGGCGTGGCCGTCGCCCTGCTCCTGCACCGCTCGTCCCTGCTGGGCCGGATCCTGGAGAAGATCCTGATCCTGCCGCTGATGATCGCCCCGGTGATCGCGGCGATCATCTGGAAGCTGATGCTCCAGCCGTCGGTCGGGGTGGTCAACCACCTGCTGAGGCCCTTCGGACTGGGCGGGGTGCAGTGGACCGACACCCCGACGGGCGCACTGCTGTCGTCGATCGCCGTGGACGTGTGGGTGTACACCCCGTTCGTGGCGATCCTCGCCCTCGCCGGTCTGCGGTCGCTGCCCACCTCCCCGTTCGAGGCGGCGGCCGTGGACGGCGCGGGGTGGTGGTACACCTTCCGCCGCCTGACCCTGCCGATGCTGTGGCCGTACGTCCTGGTCGCGGTGATCTTCCGGTTCATGGACTCGCTGAAGGTGTTCGACATCATCTACGCGCTCACGGAGGGCGGTCCGGGCGACTCGACGGTCGTGCTGCAGATCCGGGCGTACCTGGAGGCCATCCGCTTCCAACGCTACTCCTTCGGGATCTCCTACACGATCGTGCTGTGGGCCGTGGTGTACCTGGCCGCGATGGTGCTGGTGAAGCACCTGGGGAAGATCCAGCGGAAGGCCGCGGAGGTCACCACATGA
- a CDS encoding carbohydrate ABC transporter permease, whose amino-acid sequence MRKRLVGWVCDAALVLYFVFALFPIAWMVILSLKPADQLFSTYFSFSPTLDGYRTVLGDSEGIPFVRFFVNSLVVSVGAVALSLVVGLPAAYASARWRFKGSENLMFTLLSFRFAPELTVIIPLFVLYQKLGLFDTYVGMVWVLQLVTLPLIVWIMRSYFADLTPELEQAALLDGYTRKQAFFKVALPLVKPGIAAVSLLAFIFAWNNFVFPLILTSNEAQTVTVGALSFLGGDRPKYNLTAAAALVSVVPPLLLALTIQRYLVRGLSFGAVKS is encoded by the coding sequence ATGAGGAAACGCCTGGTGGGGTGGGTGTGCGACGCCGCCCTCGTCCTCTACTTCGTCTTCGCGCTGTTCCCGATCGCCTGGATGGTGATCCTCTCGCTGAAGCCGGCCGACCAGCTCTTCTCCACCTACTTCTCCTTCTCCCCCACCCTGGACGGCTACCGGACGGTCCTCGGCGACAGCGAGGGCATCCCGTTCGTGCGGTTCTTCGTCAACAGCCTCGTGGTGTCGGTCGGGGCGGTCGCGCTGTCGCTGGTGGTGGGGCTGCCGGCGGCGTACGCCTCGGCGCGGTGGCGGTTCAAGGGCTCCGAGAACCTGATGTTCACGCTGCTGTCGTTCCGCTTCGCACCCGAACTGACCGTGATCATCCCGCTGTTCGTGCTCTACCAGAAGCTCGGGCTGTTCGACACGTACGTCGGCATGGTGTGGGTGCTGCAGCTGGTCACGCTGCCGCTGATCGTGTGGATCATGCGGTCCTACTTCGCCGATCTGACACCGGAGCTGGAGCAGGCGGCCCTGCTGGACGGCTACACCCGCAAGCAGGCGTTCTTCAAGGTGGCGCTCCCGCTGGTCAAGCCGGGCATCGCGGCCGTGTCGCTGCTGGCCTTCATCTTCGCCTGGAACAACTTCGTCTTCCCGCTGATCCTCACCTCCAACGAGGCCCAGACGGTGACCGTCGGCGCCCTGTCCTTCCTCGGCGGGGACCGGCCCAAGTACAACCTCACGGCCGCCGCCGCGCTGGTGTCCGTCGTACCGCCCCTGCTGCTGGCGCTGACGATCCAGCGGTACCTGGTGCGGGGCCTGTCGTTCGGGGCGGTGAAGTCTTGA
- a CDS encoding ABC transporter ATP-binding protein, translating into MSGIRKAYGKTLALDELELEVREGEFFCLLGPSGAGKTTTLKTVAGLEQPDSGTVVLDGEDMRGVEPYDRGVAMCFESYALYPHRSAYDNLASPLRSPRHRLPAGEARQRIGAIAELLGISALLDRPVGQLSNGQRQRVALGRVLVRPARAFLLDEPLSHLDAKLRQQMRAELKAIGAVQHTTTLYVTHDSVEALALGDRIGVIRQGRIVQTGTREEIWYRPQDTEVARAFGRPRINLLPGVVTESGVRSDGGVELPVRARAAPGTEVLVGLRPRDIALHGGEGHELTGTVYVTEVLGRSVEVTVRLGSGERRVSLVAPRADAARLRADDPVRLVVRPENLLLFEADRPERPGRRIETQP; encoded by the coding sequence TTGAGCGGGATACGCAAGGCGTACGGGAAGACCCTCGCCCTCGACGAACTCGAACTGGAGGTCCGGGAAGGCGAGTTCTTCTGCCTGCTGGGCCCGTCGGGAGCCGGCAAGACCACGACCCTGAAAACCGTCGCCGGGCTCGAACAGCCCGACTCCGGCACGGTCGTGCTCGACGGGGAGGACATGCGGGGGGTCGAGCCGTACGACCGGGGCGTGGCGATGTGCTTCGAGAGCTACGCCCTCTACCCGCACCGCTCGGCCTACGACAACCTCGCCTCGCCGCTGCGCTCCCCCCGGCACCGGCTGCCCGCCGGCGAGGCCCGGCAGCGGATCGGCGCGATCGCCGAACTGCTCGGCATCTCGGCGCTGCTGGACCGGCCCGTGGGCCAGTTGTCCAACGGCCAGCGGCAGCGGGTCGCCCTGGGCCGGGTGCTGGTCCGCCCCGCCCGGGCCTTCCTGCTCGACGAGCCGCTCTCCCACCTCGACGCCAAGCTCCGCCAGCAGATGCGGGCCGAGCTGAAGGCGATCGGGGCCGTGCAGCACACCACCACGCTGTACGTCACGCACGACTCCGTCGAGGCGCTGGCGCTCGGCGACCGGATCGGGGTCATCCGCCAGGGGCGGATCGTGCAGACGGGGACGCGGGAGGAGATCTGGTACCGGCCTCAGGACACCGAGGTCGCGCGGGCCTTCGGCCGGCCCCGGATCAACCTGCTGCCGGGCGTGGTGACGGAGAGCGGCGTGCGCTCGGACGGCGGTGTGGAACTGCCGGTCCGGGCCCGGGCCGCACCGGGCACGGAGGTGCTGGTGGGCCTGCGTCCCCGGGACATCGCCCTGCACGGCGGTGAGGGCCATGAACTGACCGGGACCGTGTACGTCACGGAGGTGCTCGGCCGGTCCGTCGAGGTCACCGTGCGGCTCGGGTCCGGGGAGCGGCGGGTGTCGCTGGTGGCGCCCAGGGCGGACGCGGCGCGCCTTCGTGCGGACGATCCGGTGCGGCTCGTGGTCCGGCCTGAGAACCTGCTGCTGTTCGAGGCCGACCGGCCGGAGCGACCGGGACGACGGATAGAGACACAGCCATGA
- a CDS encoding DeoR/GlpR family DNA-binding transcription regulator, with protein MSGNSSGGQQGPAVRQAAMAEQVLADGSATAAELAERFGVSLMTIHRDLDELERQGIVRKFRGGVTAQPSGVFESNVQYRLKSMRAEKAAVAEHALRMVEPGMAILLDDSTSTLEIARRLRTAEVTPLTVVTNFLEAINLLSGRRGIHLMALGGDYDPLHSSFLGVSCVEAVQQLRVDVCFASTSAVHGGYAYHQEQHIVSVKRAMLDAAERNVLLIDHTKLGRVALHRVVPLSRFDTLLVDDGASPEALRDLDEHKVRYEVCATPAREP; from the coding sequence ATGAGCGGCAACAGCAGTGGTGGACAGCAGGGGCCCGCGGTGCGGCAGGCCGCCATGGCCGAGCAGGTGCTGGCCGACGGCTCGGCGACGGCGGCGGAGCTCGCCGAGCGGTTCGGGGTGAGCCTGATGACCATCCACCGGGACCTGGACGAGCTGGAACGGCAGGGCATCGTACGGAAGTTCCGGGGCGGGGTGACCGCGCAGCCGTCGGGGGTCTTCGAGTCGAACGTGCAGTACCGGCTGAAGAGCATGCGGGCCGAGAAGGCGGCCGTCGCCGAGCACGCGCTGCGGATGGTGGAGCCCGGGATGGCGATCCTGCTGGACGACTCCACGTCCACCCTGGAGATAGCCAGGCGGCTGCGCACGGCCGAGGTCACGCCGCTGACGGTCGTCACCAATTTCCTGGAGGCCATCAACCTGCTCTCCGGCCGGCGCGGCATCCACCTGATGGCGCTGGGCGGCGACTACGACCCGCTGCACTCCTCGTTCCTCGGGGTGTCGTGCGTGGAGGCGGTCCAGCAGCTCCGGGTGGACGTGTGCTTCGCGTCGACGTCGGCCGTGCACGGGGGTTACGCCTACCACCAGGAGCAGCACATCGTGTCGGTGAAGCGGGCGATGCTCGACGCGGCGGAGCGCAACGTCCTGCTGATCGACCACACCAAGCTCGGCCGGGTCGCCCTGCACCGGGTCGTCCCGCTGTCCCGCTTCGACACGCTCCTCGTGGACGACGGGGCGTCGCCGGAGGCACTGCGGGACCTGGACGAGCACAAGGTCCGTTACGAGGTTTGCGCGACGCCCGCGAGGGAGCCGTAG
- a CDS encoding ABC transporter ATP-binding protein, producing MTATGLELRELRKTYRSRGRPSVDAVRGIDLTLRSGELLGLLGPSGCGKSTTLRMIAGLESVTGGDILVGGASVVERPAQQRNIGVAFENYALYPPLSVAENLAFGLKARRGAARGARGDVERKVKDIAERVGLTDLLGARPAGLSSGQKQRVSLARALIREPDVLLLDEPLSHLDAAQRDSTRRELKRIQKDLGHTTILVTHDQEEALSLADRIAVMKDGVIQQLGTPYEIYDSPANVFVADFVGEPAITLLPGIAGDGHARLSDTVRIALPVPVGEGRKVVVGIRPEDVRLTAEGGLPARVVAHEPLLESGLATLALDGVERHLVVLTDPEVRLAHDERVRVAADPRHTHVFDAETGASLR from the coding sequence ATGACGGCAACGGGACTGGAGCTTCGTGAGCTGCGGAAGACCTACCGGTCGCGGGGGCGGCCTTCCGTGGACGCCGTCCGCGGGATCGACCTGACCCTGCGGTCCGGGGAGCTGCTCGGGCTGCTCGGGCCGTCCGGGTGCGGCAAGTCGACCACCCTGCGGATGATCGCCGGGCTGGAGTCCGTCACCGGCGGGGACATCCTGGTCGGCGGGGCGTCGGTCGTCGAACGGCCCGCCCAGCAGCGGAACATCGGGGTCGCGTTCGAGAACTACGCGCTGTATCCGCCGCTGTCGGTCGCGGAGAACCTGGCGTTCGGGCTGAAGGCCCGGCGCGGCGCCGCCCGCGGTGCCCGGGGTGACGTCGAGCGCAAGGTGAAGGACATCGCCGAACGGGTCGGCCTGACCGACCTCCTCGGTGCCCGCCCGGCCGGTCTCTCCAGCGGCCAGAAACAGCGCGTCTCCCTGGCCCGGGCCCTGATCCGCGAACCGGACGTGCTGCTCCTCGACGAGCCCCTGTCCCACCTGGACGCGGCCCAGCGCGACTCCACCCGCAGGGAACTCAAGCGCATCCAGAAGGACCTGGGCCACACCACGATCCTGGTCACCCACGACCAGGAGGAGGCCCTCTCCCTCGCCGACCGGATCGCCGTGATGAAGGACGGCGTCATCCAGCAGCTCGGCACGCCGTATGAGATCTACGACAGTCCGGCCAACGTGTTCGTCGCGGACTTCGTCGGCGAGCCGGCGATCACCCTGCTGCCCGGCATCGCCGGCGACGGGCACGCCCGGCTCTCCGACACGGTGCGGATCGCGCTGCCCGTGCCGGTGGGCGAGGGCCGGAAGGTGGTGGTCGGCATCCGCCCCGAGGACGTCCGCCTCACCGCCGAGGGCGGTCTGCCCGCCCGGGTCGTCGCCCATGAACCGCTCCTGGAGTCGGGCCTGGCGACTCTCGCCCTGGACGGTGTGGAACGGCATCTGGTCGTCCTCACCGATCCCGAGGTGCGGCTCGCGCACGACGAGCGGGTCCGGGTCGCCGCCGACCCCCGGCACACCCATGTCTTCGACGCCGAGACGGGAGCTTCCTTGCGATGA
- a CDS encoding 2-hydroxyacid dehydrogenase — protein MTDGNSVRVVAAGDHFVLPALITRAVEHEVERADVRELRLGWPLEPFGPVAEVQEASDAEDAMIEALAGAEVLVTQMGPVTAKVLAACPDLRLVVVCRGGPVNVNLDAAKDHDVRVCFAPGRNAAATAEFTVGMMLAALRRIPQAHDPLVRQGSWEGATYYTYEQSGLELEDLPVGLVGYGAVGSRVARVLCAFGARVMVHDPYVHGEIHGLRVTSLDDLLRRSQVITLHARLTPETRGLIGARELGLLPPGAVVVNVARGPLLDEGALCDALESGRVSAAALDTYEREPLPAQSRLLGLAERVVLTPHLGGASRAVAEKAARIAAEEVGRWVRGEPLAHCLT, from the coding sequence ATGACTGACGGAAACAGCGTGCGTGTCGTGGCCGCCGGTGACCACTTCGTCCTGCCGGCGCTGATCACGCGGGCGGTGGAGCACGAGGTGGAGCGGGCGGACGTCCGGGAGCTGAGACTGGGCTGGCCGCTGGAGCCGTTCGGGCCGGTCGCCGAGGTGCAGGAGGCCAGTGACGCCGAGGACGCGATGATCGAGGCGCTGGCCGGGGCGGAGGTCCTGGTCACGCAGATGGGCCCGGTCACCGCGAAGGTCCTCGCCGCCTGCCCGGATCTGCGGCTGGTCGTGGTCTGCCGGGGCGGGCCGGTCAACGTCAACCTGGACGCGGCCAAGGACCATGACGTGCGGGTGTGTTTCGCGCCGGGCCGCAACGCCGCGGCCACCGCCGAGTTCACCGTGGGGATGATGCTGGCCGCCCTGCGCCGCATCCCCCAGGCCCACGACCCGCTCGTCCGGCAGGGCAGCTGGGAGGGGGCGACGTACTACACCTACGAGCAAAGCGGACTGGAGCTGGAGGACCTGCCCGTCGGTCTGGTCGGGTACGGGGCCGTCGGCAGCCGGGTCGCGCGGGTGCTGTGCGCGTTCGGGGCCCGGGTGATGGTCCACGACCCGTATGTGCACGGCGAGATCCACGGCCTGCGCGTGACCTCGCTCGACGACCTCCTGCGCCGCTCCCAGGTGATCACCCTGCACGCCCGGCTGACCCCCGAGACGCGGGGGCTGATCGGCGCCCGCGAGCTGGGGCTGCTGCCGCCCGGCGCGGTCGTGGTGAACGTGGCCCGGGGCCCGCTGCTGGACGAGGGCGCGCTGTGTGACGCGCTGGAGAGCGGGCGGGTGTCGGCGGCTGCCCTGGACACCTATGAGCGGGAGCCGCTGCCGGCTCAGTCCCGGCTGCTGGGACTGGCCGAACGCGTCGTCCTCACCCCCCACTTGGGCGGGGCGTCGCGGGCGGTCGCGGAGAAGGCCGCCCGGATCGCCGCCGAAGAGGTGGGCCGCTGGGTGCGCGGGGAGCCGCTCGCACACTGTCTGACCTGA
- a CDS encoding FGGY-family carbohydrate kinase, whose product MYVGIDVGTSMVKAAAFDATGRELAVASRPVELALHGGVVEQDMEEVYGAVVAVLGEVTGRVPEPVELAGLTGQGDGVWLVDGEGLPVRAAASWMDGRAHELVDRWLADGTFEKVFRRTGSAMFPGCPGPLLGWLDRHEPKALDAAKAALYCKDMVFQRLTGAGPATDVSDASMPFLDPRTRTYDNRVVELLGLAHRRDLLAPVSDPVATAEARGEGLPSGTPVANGPYDLPACALGAGVTSPGDGLLIVGTCLASLVATTELDLSGEPAGLYISTDRPGHWLRAMPAMVGTAALDWVLSTTGVRHDEVDGLLAGTPPGAHGVRVLPYFAPSGERAPFVEPRLRAELTGVCLESTRGDLVRATCEGIGYAARHCLEAAGLTGSLAVCGGGTRSSAWMRLLADVLGRPLRIVEGEVGARGAVLAAAERYGVGLDARAWTKPTAVVEPDPDRAAFYASGYAEHLDRLAQARDRARK is encoded by the coding sequence ATGTACGTCGGTATCGATGTGGGCACGTCCATGGTCAAGGCGGCGGCCTTCGACGCCACGGGCCGTGAACTCGCCGTGGCGTCCCGCCCGGTGGAGCTCGCCCTGCACGGCGGGGTCGTCGAGCAGGACATGGAGGAGGTGTACGGGGCGGTCGTCGCGGTGCTCGGGGAGGTCACGGGGCGGGTCCCGGAGCCGGTCGAGCTGGCCGGTCTCACCGGGCAGGGCGACGGGGTGTGGCTGGTCGACGGCGAGGGCCTGCCGGTGCGGGCCGCCGCCTCCTGGATGGACGGGCGGGCGCACGAGCTGGTCGACCGGTGGCTGGCGGACGGCACGTTCGAGAAGGTGTTCCGGCGCACGGGCAGCGCGATGTTCCCGGGCTGTCCGGGCCCGCTGCTGGGGTGGCTGGACCGGCACGAGCCGAAGGCGCTGGACGCCGCGAAGGCGGCCCTGTACTGCAAGGACATGGTGTTCCAGCGGCTGACGGGGGCCGGTCCGGCGACGGATGTGTCGGACGCGTCGATGCCGTTCCTGGACCCGCGGACCCGGACGTACGACAACCGGGTCGTCGAACTGCTGGGGCTGGCGCACCGCCGGGATCTGCTCGCCCCGGTCAGTGACCCGGTCGCGACCGCGGAGGCGCGGGGCGAGGGCCTGCCGTCCGGGACGCCGGTGGCGAACGGCCCCTACGATCTGCCGGCCTGCGCGCTGGGCGCCGGGGTGACGTCCCCGGGGGACGGTCTGCTGATCGTCGGCACCTGTCTGGCCAGCCTGGTCGCCACCACCGAGCTCGATCTGAGCGGCGAACCGGCCGGTCTGTACATCTCCACCGACCGGCCCGGGCACTGGCTGCGCGCCATGCCCGCGATGGTCGGCACGGCGGCGCTGGACTGGGTGCTGTCGACGACCGGCGTGCGGCACGACGAGGTGGACGGCCTGCTGGCCGGGACGCCGCCTGGTGCGCACGGCGTCCGGGTGCTGCCGTACTTCGCGCCCTCCGGGGAGCGCGCGCCCTTCGTGGAACCCCGACTGCGCGCCGAACTCACCGGTGTCTGTCTGGAGTCGACCCGGGGCGATCTGGTCCGCGCCACCTGCGAGGGCATCGGGTACGCGGCCCGGCACTGCCTGGAGGCGGCGGGCCTCACCGGGAGCCTGGCCGTCTGCGGCGGCGGCACCCGCAGCTCCGCCTGGATGCGGCTGCTGGCCGATGTGCTCGGGCGGCCGCTGCGGATCGTGGAGGGCGAGGTCGGCGCCCGGGGCGCGGTCCTGGCGGCGGCCGAGCGGTACGGGGTCGGGCTGGACGCGCGGGCCTGGACGAAACCCACGGCGGTCGTCGAGCCGGACCCGGACCGGGCCGCCTTCTACGCGAGCGGCTACGCCGAGCACCTGGACCGGCTGGCGCAGGCCCGGGACCGGGCCCGCAAGTGA
- a CDS encoding glycerophosphodiester phosphodiesterase family protein, which translates to MQLGRRSLLLAAAAGTAAATTAAPAGAAPREGGGPVVIGHRGAAGWRPEHTAASYTYAVQTGADWIEPDLVPTKDHVLVVRHENEISQTTDVARRPEFEGRRTTKTVDGRAVTGWFTEDFTLAELKTLRAVERLPAVRNRNTVFDGREEVMTFQEVVDLARRLSREHGRTIAVFPETKHPTYFRSIGLPLEPELAAVIRRNRLGRRECVVQSFEPTSLKRIAAERLGVPLWQALGTTGGPYDLVAAGDPTTYRDMMSPAGLARIAAYADWIGPDKASLVGTSLVADAHAAGLRIGPYTFRAENQFLPERFRRGGGANDFGDAFAEYALYYRMGVDAVVTDFPDLAVIARRG; encoded by the coding sequence ATGCAGCTCGGACGGAGATCCCTCCTGCTCGCGGCGGCCGCGGGGACCGCCGCCGCCACCACGGCCGCCCCGGCGGGCGCCGCACCCCGCGAGGGCGGCGGACCGGTCGTCATCGGCCACCGCGGCGCGGCCGGCTGGCGCCCGGAGCACACGGCGGCGTCGTACACGTATGCCGTGCAGACCGGGGCCGACTGGATCGAACCGGATCTGGTGCCGACGAAGGACCACGTGCTGGTGGTGCGGCACGAGAACGAGATCTCCCAGACGACCGACGTGGCCCGCCGGCCGGAGTTCGAGGGCCGCCGTACGACGAAGACGGTCGACGGACGGGCCGTCACCGGCTGGTTCACGGAGGACTTCACACTGGCCGAGCTGAAGACGCTGCGGGCGGTGGAGCGGCTGCCCGCGGTCCGCAACCGCAACACCGTCTTCGACGGGCGGGAAGAGGTCATGACCTTCCAGGAGGTCGTGGATCTGGCGCGGCGGCTGTCGCGGGAGCACGGCCGGACCATCGCGGTCTTCCCGGAGACCAAGCATCCGACGTACTTCCGCTCGATCGGCCTGCCGCTCGAGCCGGAACTGGCGGCCGTGATCCGCCGCAACCGGCTCGGCCGACGCGAGTGCGTCGTGCAGTCCTTCGAGCCGACGAGTCTGAAGCGGATCGCGGCGGAGCGGCTGGGCGTGCCGCTGTGGCAGGCGCTGGGCACGACGGGCGGGCCGTACGACCTGGTCGCGGCCGGTGATCCGACGACGTACCGGGACATGATGAGCCCCGCGGGACTGGCGCGGATCGCCGCGTACGCGGACTGGATCGGCCCGGACAAGGCCTCGCTCGTCGGCACGTCGCTCGTCGCGGACGCGCACGCGGCGGGGCTGCGGATCGGGCCGTACACCTTCCGCGCGGAGAACCAGTTCCTGCCGGAGCGGTTCCGGCGCGGCGGCGGAGCGAACGATTTCGGGGACGCGTTCGCGGAATACGCGCTGTACTACCGCATGGGGGTCGATGCGGTCGTAACCGACTTCCCGGACTTGGCAGTGATCGCGAGGAGGGGCTGA
- a CDS encoding mycothiol-dependent nitroreductase Rv2466c family protein, giving the protein MSDKTPVDFWFDPLCPWAWMTSRWVLEVEKVRDIEVRWHVMSLAVLNENRLDELPEEYRDMLATKAWGPVRVVIAAQQEKGPEVLGDFYTALGTRIHNRDEGPGKETVAAALKDAGLPDSLLDHWDSTPYEPELRASHQEGIDKVGQDVGTPVIAVPGSDGEQIAFFGPVVTPAPQGEEAGRLWDGTLAVASVPGFYEIKRTRTKGPDFSNL; this is encoded by the coding sequence ATGTCGGACAAGACCCCCGTCGACTTCTGGTTCGACCCGCTGTGCCCCTGGGCCTGGATGACCTCCCGCTGGGTGCTGGAGGTGGAGAAGGTCAGGGACATCGAGGTGCGCTGGCACGTCATGAGCCTCGCCGTCCTGAACGAGAACCGGCTGGACGAGCTGCCCGAGGAATACCGCGACATGCTGGCGACCAAGGCGTGGGGCCCCGTCCGGGTCGTCATCGCCGCCCAGCAGGAGAAGGGCCCCGAGGTCCTCGGCGACTTCTACACCGCGCTCGGCACCCGCATCCACAACCGGGACGAGGGCCCCGGCAAGGAGACGGTCGCCGCCGCCCTGAAGGACGCCGGCCTGCCCGACTCCCTCCTGGACCACTGGGACTCCACTCCCTACGAGCCGGAGCTGCGCGCCTCTCACCAGGAGGGCATCGACAAGGTCGGCCAGGACGTCGGCACCCCGGTCATCGCCGTGCCCGGCTCCGACGGCGAGCAGATCGCCTTCTTCGGCCCGGTCGTCACCCCGGCCCCGCAGGGCGAGGAGGCCGGCCGCCTGTGGGACGGCACCCTCGCCGTGGCCTCGGTGCCCGGCTTCTACGAGATCAAGCGCACCCGCACCAAGGGCCCGGACTTCTCCAACCTTTAG